The Gouania willdenowi unplaced genomic scaffold, fGouWil2.1 scaffold_344_arrow_ctg1, whole genome shotgun sequence genome includes the window CCAGGTACAGTAACTAAGTACAGTAAAGGTACAGTAACTAGCTACAGTAACTAggtacagtaactagttacagtaaccagGTACTGTAACCAGGTACTAGAGTACAGACGTCTCTAGGCAGAGAAACAGGAACCTGAAGAAGAGTttctcatctatgggtcaaagtcaACGCTGTAGAGTTCACAAACTTCTACCTTCTCTGTTTGTTCTTTACCAACATTCAACGATGGAACACGTTGTCGTGCTTTTAgtggttttaaatccctggtttGGGCCATCGGCTCTCTCTCCGTGCACGAGCGTACTGTGGAACTCTTTACGACTGTTTTCTCCACAGAGACTCGTAAAAATGTAGTggctttatcttgtgttattattggagagttttctgatgttttagaaacATGAAAACACGTATCACATCGAACACGACTGAGGTGAATGAAGCAACgcatttacattaaaatcaatgttaaTGACGCGAtctcaagttatctcccctaaAGCGACGTGACATGTGTAATGTGAGCGACGAGGTCGAGCGACTCAAAGTTGCaaaaatctgaactttttaagGGACATAAAGCGACAAATTCCTCGTCCTTCACTGTGTGTTGAGCAGAGGCTGTAGCCCCTCCCACtacagagcacacacacacacacccacttcCCTGGTGATTGCGTCACCAGAGCGATGAAgagatggagtgaccaaaaagcaggGGCGATGGAAACTACTGCAGCGCTActgtcgcgttcggtgtgaacgcaccttaagagGCTCAGAGTCACAGCTGCTCCACACATACCAACAGATCGTAACCACAACAAAACCTGGTCttgaccaggttaggtgttctgcataagttaccatggtgatttagcgcCGTAcatctctttgttgtttcctgtaatattgttctgattggtcgttattctaactcagatacagtcacatgtttgtttCTGTTCTATGGACACATTAATGGACAGTTTGATCCTTTAGACATGTAAAGGTCTCTCAGACATGAGGTCAGCTGTTATCTGATGACTCAGCACTCTGAGGTGCTCTACACAGTGAAGAACTGTTACTTTCCCACCAGTGTTTCCATGGAGCTCAGCCAGTGACCTGCTAACTAAGTGCTAACACGCTAACAGCATAACTGGGTTACACTAACCAGGTTAAAAAAGCGCTTTAATCAGACTGCAGCATGTAAACAACCATGTGAACCTCAAGGTTCCAAGAAACTTCCAGCAAGTtatatttgtcttgttttttatgattatgttgtcgatttgtaAAAGAACAGACCAAAGAAAACGTAAACATTGCTTGGACATTGATAGTTTTTGATCCAGTGTAAAGTTGGGTTTCTCTGTTCCACAGAGTTTTTAACCATAACACAGTTCAATCATTAAGATTTGGTGTCATTACTTACTGTAATCTAACTGTGGATTCttgttatacatttttaaattgtgatttatctTTGAAGATTTtatgttagactgaaacaaacaaactgaaccTGAAAAGTGAAGAATACTACAAACAAACAGGAGCTGGTATCTCACCATACCAGCCTGTGATTGGCCGATCCCGTTAGATGTGTGAAGATAAGCAGGTCTGGAcctggtcagtagatgatgACACCATTGGgaattccaggggccacagtgggggacagtcgctgcagtggtatctgtcattgtgtccttgggcaaggcacttcacccacattgcgtagtatgaatgtagtgtgtgagtgagtgttggtggtagtgggaggggccaatggcgcaccatggcagcctcgcctcagtcagtctgccccagggcagctgtggctacaatagtagcttaccaccactaaatgtggagtgaaataataatcccttaattctctaaagcgctttgagtgtttatgataaagcattatataaaatccaataaattattattattaacaactgAGCAGAAAAATATAAACCTACAGCAGCACTAGTTTAGTAAACAGTTCATcactaaatgtgtgtgtgtttgtgtgtctatgtgttagtgtgtgtgtgtgtgtgtgtgtgtgtgtgtgtgtgtgtgtgtgtgtgtgtgtgtgtgtgtgtgtgtgtgtgtgtgtgtgtgtgtgtgtgtgttagagtgtgttagtgtgtgtgttagtgtgtgtgttagtgtgtgttagagtgtgttagtgtgtgtgtgttagtgtgtgtgttagagtgtgtcagtgtgtgcgtgtgttagagtgtgtgttagtgtttctCTAACCATTCctcctgttttgtctttgttcagATAATGATGTGATGGAGACCAAACATCTGTATCACAAGGACGTCTCTCAGCTttaccctgacctgaagacacacagcagacaaagaagaagcatcggtgagacacacacacatacacacacacacacacacacacacacacacacacacacacacacacacacacacacacacacacgcgcacacatgctcacacgcacacacacacacgcacacacacacacacacacactcacacacacacgcacacacacacgcacgcacacacacacacacacgcacacacacgcatacacacacacacacacacacgcacacatgctcacacacacgcacacacacacgcacacacacacgcacacacacacacacgctcacactcacacacacgcacgcaaacacacacacacactcgcacacacacacacacacacacacacgcacacacacacacgcacacacacacgcacacacgcacgcacacacgcacacacacacgcacgcacacacacacacgcacacacacgcacacacacacgcacacacacacacacacacactcacacacacaggcacacacacacacgcacgcacgcacacacacacacacacgcacacacacacacgcatacacacacgctcacacacacacacgcacacgcacacacgcacacacacacgcacgcacacacacacacacacacacacacacgcacacacacacacgcatacacacacgctcacacacacaaacgcacacacacacacgcacacacacacgctcgataatttgctcaaaaataaagacgttaaaggttgaaattgatgctaaaaagtttgttttcatcttcactgtaaacaccgtcttgttgacattgttggaaaaatgtcctgtattgcattgtgggatgagaAGTCCTGTagatggttctcaaccttgggtgtGTTGAGGAGActctgggagggggttgccagatgctttcaagaaattaggtattttattttaacaatttgagcccatttttgcatatttcatgcttatttttgccaatttaaccacattcacgatttgtcatgccctttatttgccagtctaaactaattgttcttactttttcTAGTTTTCCTaatatttttgccacttttaagccaaaattgacactttgaacccttttcaacactttttctgttcatttttggtcactttgaacccattttattagtgattgaaacaaggatttccatctttaagatgactataataataataataaacgttcctggataacagtggatattattcagatgaataaataaatgtggttatcacagattcatagaacaatgaaccatcattttactgactttatggatggaccccaaaaatctctcccctttattcccccttatagatggtcctgtctccacatgactgttcttcaatgttcatatctgtgttcaaccaccttcagctacagtgggggtccccgctctctgggacctttattttgggggtcacagggtgaaaaggttgagaaccactgacgtaGACAAtagcattgaagtgtttttacttcttactgtgatttcttgtgtttgccccaaaaTCTCTGAAAAAGTGACgttgcaacacatttctggtgttttcactgaaagttgcagcaaaaaagaaaaatggagtCAAACCAATCACAGTCCTCTTTGTCtttagaaaacacacaagaaagaatgaaagaaaaacccTTCTTTGTATGtgtccgtctacaggactccacttCCCACAGTGCTTTGCAAAATTTGTGACAACGTTAATAAgagtgtttacggtggagatcATAACAAATGTccatcgtctccagcagctttaggaGTTTGTTTGTTGTACAGATGAGTCTGGATTGTTGCATATTGCATGAAGCCAGTTTTCTTAATAAATTGTTGATGGTAACGATACGTCACGTCTCTGTTTACATGCAGTGGTTGAGGAGGCCCATCCCGCTGTTTGCAAAGTGCGAACAACCATTTTTGAAATTCCCAGGAGCCTGGTGGATCCCACTTCAGCTAACTTCATCCTCTGGCCTCCGTGTGTGGAGGTGAGACGTTGCACTGGTTGCTGCAACACAGGCAACATGAGGTGTCAAGCAGCTCGGAAACATCACCGCACCGTCAAGGTACGAGTACGTCCTTTAATGTTGGATACAAAGTCAGGTTGGATTTATAGTGTACAAACATCTGTGTCATCCACTGTGACATTTAACCTGACGTGGGAAACTCATTTTGTttggcccccaaaataaacatacaaaataactaaGAATCacatagaaaattacagaaaattaaacaaaattacaccaaaaacattcaAGATGGCTTCaagtaaataactgaaaaatgtatataaaagtacaaaacaacacaacaacaaaactacacaaaatgactcataacagaaaacaacaaaaatatacagaatgacttaaaatgaaacaaaacaacaaaaatacaaaaaatgactccaaaaatacacagaaaaatacagaatgacagaaatacatTCGAAccgataacaaaaatacacaaaaatgactccaaaaataaacagaaaaatatatacaaaacaacaacaaaaacagaccaaaCCGTGGTTTTTTCCTGagttaaagctcagattggttgttatttgggcgaccgtggatcaggtggtagtgggtcgtcttctgatcgagaggttgggggttcgatcccagtacctgactatgtgtcgaagtgtccttgggcaagacactgaacccaaagatgctcccagtggtcgactagtgccttgcatggcagtcctgtcccactggtgtgtgaatgtgagagtgattgggtgaatgagctgatatgtaaagcgctttgagactgtttcagtggtgataaagctctatataaaaatcaagtccattttaccatttatttgaaatgctgacattaatgctgATCATTTGAGCCTTAAAACagacaatcacagttttgtggccttGCTGTGACAAACGTTGCCTCAGGAAAGTGAGATGTTCATCTCTCTAAGTTAAAGTCTAGGTCTCTGTGGTTGGACCATTGAAGTGAATGGGCTCAGTGTTGCACCATGTGTTGCTGTCCCAGTTCATACCCTGAGGTCCCAGTGCAGCGCAGCATCATGTGAACAATCCCAACGTGTCACCAGTGCTAAGTTGTTTTCCAGCTCAGCAGCTTGTGATTAgactcactttgtgtttttctctaacTGATCAAATAGATCCACTGATTCTCTCTGTGGGTGGTAACGCTTTATTGGCGACTCCTTCAGTTTGATGTGGATTATCATGACTTTAAGACACAGCTTTAGTGTCTGAGCGAGCTATTATTACCTCGTAATACACACAACGTAAATACATGGTGTGTTGGTGACAATGCAGACTAGATGGAGTCTATGTTTAGTAGTGATGTACACGCTGTGATGTCACAGAGACAAAACATTCTTAGTTGTAAAGGGAAACCCCATAAATCAAGGGTTCTCAATCATGGGGCCAGGACCCAATTTGAGGTAGGCAGACACTGGAAGGGGGGTCTCCACATAGAAACTAAGTAagatcattttaatgcatttttgctacatttctcccatttctgacacttcatcacatttcattgccttttctgcacatttcttttttacattttccagacatgttcagcacttataaaccctttccaccacttctccacctaatgtcacatatgttgacccactagtgtcacttttaacctcttttcgccacatttcatgcttattttggccaattttacCTATTTTATgctttgccagtttaaactaattgtcctagttttttaattacattacctcttatccactctaatttacaacttttaaccaatttctgtgtgtttttaaatcccatttcaccacctttttcataGTTTTTGGTCGCGTTGAACcaattttattagtgattaaaacaaggatttccatctttaagatgataatGATAAACGTCCCTgggtaacagtggatattattcagatgaataagtcgtggcctgaaaaggttgagaaccactggtgtaaataaataaaaacaaataatgatcaTTATGAAAATCTTTGTTCATtgttcatcattattataatttaaacaGAGCACAGGTTCTCAACAAATGGGTTGGAACCCAAGAGTGTGTTTTTCAGGTCACTtgcacatattttattataaacgtacttttattgtgaaggagaTTAGGGGATTATGTAATCAGGTTTTACTTTGTTATTGAATCTtgacagtattttattttattttattttcttaaactaAAGGCTGTTATTCAGTTACTTACTGTTAACATtaacttttgtctttgttgagtttgtggatttaaaaaaatgttaaaaagtcaATTTAATTTTTGTACAACCATCACTGAGGTTATAGTTTGTACTCGATGgcctctttttttaatctttcttttcttctttttcttcttcttttctttttttcctcttttattctttctattttcttcttttttctttcctctcttttttattccttctttctcttttttttatctctctcttttctttctttctctacaTCTTACAGATCAAAGATAATATTTAATCACCAACATCTGACTTTCTTAATGAACATGCAGAAGTATAAACACTGCTCTACTACAGAGAACTCCTGTTTCTCAGTGTGCACGTACTCACTAaacagagaacatgtaaacacaGCCACTTACAGTAGGTATGCACTGTACACCTGCCAACAACTATTACCCTCCCCACTCTTATCATTGTGTGAGTCTGAGGGCTGATGGAGAGGTGGAAGGAGAACACAACAGTTTCCCTTTGAACGACTCCAGCGCTGGAAATAAGATTCAGACCGGTTCAGTCACACACTGACAAAGAGGAgcacagccgtgtgtgtgtgtgtgtgtgtgtgtgtgtgtgtgtgtgtgtgtgtgtgtgtgtgtgtgtgtgtgtctcaccgaTGCTTCTATGGGCCCTGAACACCTCACAAGGGAGGCGTCtggggggcatcctaattaggtgcccgggccacctcatctggctcttctcaatgcagaggagcagcagctctactcTGAGATCCTCCTGGATGACAGAGCTTCTCActctatctctaagggagagtcCAGCCACCCTATGAAGGAAACTAATTTCAGCCGCTTGTACCCGCAATCTTGTTCTCATGATTCAGTGAGAATTGAAGGTCATGGCctgatggagccaacaggaACACATCACCTgtaaaaagcagtgatgcaatcctGAGGCCCCCAAACTGGACCCCCTTAACCAGCCAGGGCTACGTCTTGAAATTcagtccataaaagttatgaatggattCAGTGACAAAGGGTGGAGTCAGACCCTCACTGGAGTCCAACCTACTGCTCGCAATGTGGACCAAGCTCTGACTCCAGTCATACAAGGAATGGACGGCCTGTATAAGGGGGTCCGATACCCCACACTGCCTCCTCACCAGAATGCATGttggtgggattgaggaggtcttcaaaGTATTCCTTCCACCAATCCACGACGTCCTGAGTCGGGATCAGCAGCGCACCATTCACACCATATCcagtgttaaaggggacatattatgaaacaTGTTCACCTTTTAAAACCTTTCCCTGTGGTTgaaatgacatatctgtgctggtgtttggtcaaaacTTAACATAAATTAAGCAACAGAAGAGGTTTAATAAAAACGAGTTCTGTGAGAGTGCTCTGTTTTGGGGAGTGTGTCCCTGGATTTGCATAGACCTCCCCCTTCACTGTGTGTAGAATGTAGACCCTCCCACTCCGCTACAGTGACACGACTGCAGCTGCAACTTACCGGGGCAAAATGTAATTGGTTAACTTCTTGAacaagcctacattctgagtgaactcatcctttagtaactcagtaagttgatcatttacacCATAAAAGCGGAGCTGTTAATGATAAGTGAtcagctctctctctcccctgtcacccagcttcacacacactaactttctcctcctcctctgcttttctaactacaggaatagtgcatttaaggtcataatcatttgttttgttcaactGTTAAGTTGATtctgtcacaaacacgtcagatcagcgatACGAGGCCAAAGATCAGGTACTGGGGGTGGAGTCTATGGGGGGAGTTACAAGCTGAGGGAAGTGTATTGTCTTCGCGTGTGACTTCACATactcagaaaatttgaaacggagaaatgttttctgtgttgtaagacttacacagaccacaaacaaacgaatggatggttttatttcacatttcgTGTGccagtggacactcaagttacctcttatgtgatgaaaaaaaactgcaaaagtggatttttcataatatgtcccttTTAACAGTGCACCGCATCCCCCTTCTGCGACCCTGCAACGTGGTCCAGAACCTCTTCAAAGCCATCAGGAAGGCATTCTCCATGGTCTCGTCAAACATTTCCAGGGTTTTGCCTGGGTGACCACTCCGCTTGTCCCGTCAGGACCCGTCAGTACCTGTCGGCTGCCACTGgggtcccacaggccaaaaaggcctgatgggactccttcttcagctgggcagcatccctcacccccggtgttcAGGTTTTGCGGTCACAACAAGAACCGCCCACCGgcacagaagtccaataacAAAGAACCACTTGCATTCAGGTCTCACTGTCATTGCCAACATGTGCATATTGAAGTcgcccagcagaacgagggaatccccagaaggagcactctccagttcTTCCTCTAAGCGATCCCAGAAGGGTGGAAACTCTGGACCtatccccccacccgaaggcggagggaggccaCCCTCTCATCTACCTGAGTAAACTCCAACAAACAGGCCCCCTCTCACATGTAGAACTCCAGAGTGGAAGAGAGTCCAATCCTTCTCAAGAAGACTGGTTCGGGAATCCTTACTGTGTGTGGAGGTGAGATAAGACTATATCCATTGGAAACACAAACCAGTTCAGGCTCCTTCCCCACCAGAGAGGTGATGTTCCACGTCCCTGGAGCTAGCTTCTTTAGCCGGGGATTAAATCACCATGGCTCTCGCTTGACTGCTGCCCAATCCACATTGCACCAGCCCCATACGACCCGAtggacacatttataaaaatgagTGTCAGCGTTTAGAATCTAACCAATCTGAAGATTATTAttctcatttttgtttgtttttgtaattatattgtaattttgtgtgttttaattgtgattttgtttaaatttagtTGTCGCGTACTAAGTatcatttagcatatttttctctcactttgtgTGCTTTGGTTGTCATGTACTTGTTTTTTGggcttgtttttaaaaaaaaaaatttcctgttatttttctgtcattttttgtgtttttcgagtctgtttgtgcatttactttcgGGGCCTCACAAACAGAGCTAGGTgcccatgtggcccctgggccgcctgTTTCCCATTACTGGCCTAATCCTTGCCCGAGCCCCACAATAACACTAATACTAACCCCTTGCcctaaaagtaacaataaatgTATTGTGGCTCAATCTAAACACTTAATTAAACGTCTATGTTACTGTGCAGAGCTCAACTCCTTCTTTCAAAGCTATTGTGCAATCAGACATGGATTCCTGCTAACGTAGGTTCCTATTTGGGATGAAAAGCATTAATCATGGATCACTTCTGTCACTGGTGTTTTAAATTTACGGTATTTTCGTTTCCACAAGAACGCTTTTAATTGCAGGAAAGACTTAGACAGCTTAGACGTTCAGAGTTGGCAGCAAGTGTGACGAGTGTTGACACAACATAAAATATGCATCACTTAGTGGCAGTGAATCCAAAGCTTTTAGCAGTAATTCTCCCTTCATTCATAGAAGAAGAGACACAGGTTTACACAGGTTCGAAAGGAAACAACTGCACCTACTGTCTGTAACATTGACATCAATGCAGATCTATTTCACACGGATCTACAGGAGATTTAAACCAagcttctctttctcttttggAAATGTTTCTGTGTGACAATTAAGCATACAAACTGTTTCATATAAGCTTAGGAATGTATTACAGCTGGAATGATAAAGTATTTTTATATGTCCATAATAAATAAAGCTTAAACTGAGAGGATCAATCTGGAGTCAAACGTATTTTTAATAGAtttgaagatgaaaacaaagGGTGGATAAAATATCGACTCAAAATATGATTTTTGTGAAAATCTATATTTATCCTGAggatagttgtttttaaacacaaaataatgtgttttttaggcatagatctactaataagtacatttcaaagacgttaaaccacatttgtaaaaaaaaaaaaaaaaggaaaaaatggaGGATcccttaaaacaaaaacagaaaagagtCAAAGGACTATCAGCGTTTGTATTGAATTAGTCTCTACCctgtcagtttcactttaaaaacCTCTCTGCGTCTGTTTCCGTTTGTCCAGGTGGCAAAAGTGGAGTATGTGCGACGGCGGCCCAAACTGAGGGAGGTGCACGTGAGGCTGGAGGATCATGTAGAGTGCACGTGCGCCAACAAACGCCTCCTCAGCTCAAACCCAAGCGTGGACACTGGTGAGTACATTAGTTCCTGTTTGTATGAGTCGTTATACCCACAGACATGTTTCAGTCCAACAGATGGCTCACAGCGGAAGCATCAACTGGTCCAAAAGGTCACAGGCACCACAGCTTTGTCACTATTAAACTAAAAAAGATGATCTTGAAACTCATTATTCTTGCTTGACCTCAGCTGACCAAGTTCATGATGCATTTAAAGACTGTCCAGGTCCATGTTTGAAGCTTTAATGATATATAACAGCAAATCCCCAGGCTCCACCCACCTACCTGATTACAATGgcagtgttgtaaatgtcatcctaacgtactactcatactaacgtactactcatactaacgtactactcatactaacgtactactcatcctaacgtactactcttattaacatactactcatactaacatactactcttactaacgtactactcatgccaacgtactactcatactaacgtactactcattatAAAGTACTACACATATTAAcctactactcatcctaacgtactactcttactaacgtactactcatactaacgtactactcatactaacgtactactcatactaacgtactactcttactaacgtactactcatactaacgtactactcatactaacgtactactcttactaacgtactactcatactaacgtactactcttactaacgtactactcatactaacgtactactcatactaacgtactactcttactaatgtactactcttactaacatactactcatactaacgtactactcatactaacgtactactcatcctaacgtactacacatattaacctactactcatactaacatactactcatactaacgtactactcatactaacgtactactcttactaacgtacttctcatactaacgtactactcatcctaacgtactactcttactaacgtactactcatactaacgttctactcatactaacgtactactcttactaacgtactactcatactaacgtactactcatactaacgtactactcatactaacgtactactcttactaacatactactcatactaacgtactactcatactaacgtactactcatcctaacgta containing:
- the LOC114459781 gene encoding platelet-derived growth factor subunit A-like isoform X1, whose translation is MRAAVHLLLFLLLLLFLGYLCLLRAAAEDSSLPRELLERISSTEIRSISDLQRLLEIDSVDNDVMETKHLYHKDVSQLYPDLKTHSRQRRSIVVEEAHPAVCKVRTTIFEIPRSLVDPTSANFILWPPCVEVRRCTGCCNTGNMRCQAARKHHRTVKVAKVEYVRRRPKLREVHVRLEDHVECTCANKRLLSSNPSVDTVQQMAHSGSINWSKRSQAPQLCHY
- the LOC114459781 gene encoding platelet-derived growth factor subunit A-like isoform X2 — translated: MRAAVHLLLFLLLLLFLGYLCLLRAAAEDSSLPRELLERISSTEIRSISDLQRLLEIDSVDNDVMETKHLYHKDVSQLYPDLKTHSRQRRSIVVEEAHPAVCKVRTTIFEIPRSLVDPTSANFILWPPCVEVRRCTGCCNTGNMRCQAARKHHRTVKVAKVEYVRRRPKLREVHVRLEDHVECTCANKRLLSSNPSVDTGIR